The following are encoded in a window of Dictyostelium discoideum AX4 chromosome 6 chromosome, whole genome shotgun sequence genomic DNA:
- the fscJ gene encoding G-protein-coupled receptor family protein (Similar to GPCR) gives MKFLFSVILVIISFLGISKIVNGQIACPSPFLYRATNDTVGDYDLGYQYINIGKPLPPQLSFLNNCLMPCQSSFFEQDSWNSFNKLVKQMGAVAFTCSAIIMIIYGPLMNRSFFKFDRHTITVFCFALSTFFIGVSDLMFATNDVDMVCPESHRYARQTDKTCATNGVLFQFGWLGSVMWFAFLSIDGFFRASGKKMNKIAFAIVLASIWILNIVLSFAPMGGDQYGAYFVGQVNCWILVKNWQYAFFWAELIVSLAIGFVGICLTIYSLIRKTSDGNTLKHVTPLILVFLLFCQYLYMIIFYGIINEKKDHYQNILAEQVGCIFNNALAKMKVPGIVYAGECTFNETITFSSQYAFLFFVRLLGIEIFAFYLFSKETLLLIKSSYIATMFGLGDKDAYDVELEETD, from the exons atgaaatttttattttctgtaattttggtaataatttcctttttaggaatttcaaaaattgtaaatggtCAAATTGCATGTCCAAGTCCATTTTTATATAGAGCTACCAATGATACAGTTGGAGATTATGATTTAGGTTatcaatatattaatattggtaAGCCACTTCCACCTCAACTTTCATTCCTTAATAACTGTTTAATGCCATGCcaatcatcattttttgaaCAAGATAGTTGGAATTCATTCAATAAATTAGTGAAACAAATGGGTGCCGTTGCATTTACATGTAGTGCCATTATAATGATTATCTATGGTCCATTGATGAATAGaagtttctttaaatttgataGACATACTATTACAGTTTTCTGCTTTGCCTTATCAACTTTCTTTATTGGTGTTTCCGATCTTATGTTTGCAACGAATGATGTTGACATGGTTTGCCCAGAAAGTCATCGTTATGCCAGACAAACTGATAAAACATGTGCTACCAATGGTGTTTTATTCCAATTTGGTTGGTTAGGTTCTGTTATGTGGTTTGCTTTCCTTTCCATTGATGGTTTCTTTAGAGCTTCAGgcaaaaaaatgaataaaattgcATTTGCAATTGTTTTGGCTTCAATTTGGATCTTAAACATCGTCCTTTCATTTGCTCCAATGGGTGGTGACCAATATGGTGCTTATTTCGTAGGTCAAGTTAATTGTTGGATTTTAGTTAAAAATTGGCAATATGCTTTCTTTTGGGCTGAATTAATTGTTTCATTAGCAATTGGTTTCGTTGGTATTTGTTTAACAATTTATAGTTTAATTAGA AAAACTAGTGATGGAAATACATTAAAACATGTTACACCATTAATTTTAGTATTCTTATTATTCTGTCAATATCTTTATATGATTATCTTTTATGGTATCATTAATGAAAAGAAAgatcattatcaaaatattCTTGCAGAACAAGTTGgatgtatttttaataatgcaCTTGCAAAAATGAAAGTACCGGGAATTGTTTACGCAGGTGAATGTACTTTTAATGAAACTATAACTTTCTCTTCTCAATATGCCTTTTTATTCTTTGTTAGATTACTCGGAATTGAAATTTTcgcattttatttattctcaAAAGAAACATTATTACTCATTAAATCATCATACATTGCAACTATGTTTGGATTAGGTGATAAAGATGCATATGATGTTGAATTAGAAGAAactgattaa
- the mybR gene encoding myb domain-containing protein, translating to MDEPSTDKILIGAQIITTVITLFTGVFEFIIAAKSKMKRMKSEQMFSVNQDGLIHIIKSLLPGRNIIFISNAPTSTTDPSFNSQTMKNFLKVIFRLLPFFIGAVFIHLNIIPFHHLIIFTENGKWYFDSIQEELIPIVKERLKQIMSSQPDVIFACGAVVRDIFYMYLEEGSIEMFEINGNLKVDINKFKKIYTTVSDKNISPQSNEILDLFEFDTTKSSYEDVIEEYSKFENDSLGSFENPDYSGFHLLSKRKWNNKEALIVGIGKSNNKTTVQIKGDLLDKGYFRTELAIDTYFDRNKVLINKMVKNFKSTQEIIKPSPVISGNWSLDEQKALMVEVSTLGNKSEINWFFISKQLFLKGISRNARECQRKHESIQYVGLSGNPKGKFKRTFD from the exons atggaTGAACCTTCAAcagataaaattttaattggtgcTCAAATCATTACAACAGTTATAACATTGTTCACTGgtgtttttgaatttattattgcTGCAAAAAGCaaaatgaaaagaatgaaaagTGAACAAATGTTTTCAGTAAATCAAGATGGATTAATacatattattaaatcactATTACCAGGTCgtaatataattttcatcAGCAATGCACCAACCAGCACCACAGATCCATCATTCAACAGCCAGACAatgaaaaactttttaaaagtaatattTAGATTACTACCGTTTTTCATTGGTGCTGTCTTTAtacatttaaatataataccgtttcatcatttaattatttttactgAAAATGGTAAATGGTACTTTGATAGTATACAAGAAGAATTAATACCTATTGTAAAAGAAAGATTAAAGCAAATAATGTCATCTCAACCTGATGTCATATTTGCATGTGGTGCTGTGGTAAGGgatatattttatatgtaTCTTGAAGAAGGTTCAATTGAAATG tttgaaattaatggtaatttaaaggttgatataaataaattcaaaaaaattt ATACAACTGTCTCTGACAAAAACATTTCACCTCAAAGTA ATGAAATTTTAGAtctatttgaatttg atACTACAAAATCATCATATGAAGATGTGATTGAAGAATAcagtaaatttgaaaatgattctCTTGGATCATTTGAAAATCCTGATTACAGTGGTTTCCATTTATTATCTAAAAGAAAGTGGAATAATAAAGAAGCTTTAATCGTAGGTATTggtaaaagtaataataaaacaactgTACAAATAAAAGGTGATTTGTTAGATAAAGGTTATTTTAGAACTGAACTTGCTATTGATACATACTTTGATAGAAATAaggtattaataaataaaatggttaaaaattttaaaagtactcaagaaattataaaaccATCACCAGTCATTTCAGGAAATTGGAGTCTAGATGAACAAAAAGCATTAATGGTTGAAGTTTCTACACTTGGTAATAAATCTGAAATCAACTGGTTTTTCATTTCTAAACAACTCTTTTTAAAAGGTATTAGTAGAAATGCAAGAGAATGTCAAAGAAAACATGAATCAATCCAATATGTTGGTCTTTCAGGTAATCCAAaaggtaaatttaaaagaactTTTGATTAG
- the tkrA gene encoding 2-keto-D-gluconate reductase: MTSIKNNNENKHIVVYRKIHQSLIEKLENQGYKVTQFEPINSNNIQEFYEAIKTANGLIGSVFKIDENVLSKAPFLECVSAISVGYDNYDLVVLNDRKIPLMHTPNVLNDSMADIMMGLMITVARKLAYCDKRMRNGEWNGPLDKSWFGLEVHHKKVGIIGMGRIGEVLAKRCRMGFDMEVAYYSRSRHLKVEELYDAKHQDLDTILSTSDFICVVLPGSQETKHFFSFGQFSKMKNSAIFINAGRGMTVDEVALIDALETGKIAGAGLDVFEKEPLNKDSKLLTLDNIVLLPHIGTSTIETQHIMSECAVNNLISALNGNLEKNCVNASIIKK, from the exons atgacttcaattaaaaataataatgaaaataaacatATTGTAGTATACAGAAAGATTCATCAaagtttaattgaaaaacttGAAAATCAAGGCTACAAAGTGACACAATTCGAAccaataaatagtaataatattcaagAATTTTATGAAGCAATAAAGACAGCTAACGGTTTAATTGGATcagtatttaaaattgatgaaaatgtaTTATCAAAAGCACCATTTTTAGAATGTGTTTCAGCAATTTCAGTGGGATATGATAATTATGATTTGGTAGTATTAAATGATAGAAAAATACCATTAATGCATACACCAAATGTGTTGAATGACTCCATGGCTGATATTATGATGGGTTTAATGATAACAGTTGCCAGAAAATTAGCATACTGCGACAAACGTATGCGTAATGGTGAATGGAATGGACCATTGGATAAAAGTTGGTTTGGATTAGAAGTTCATCATAAAAAAGTGGGTATTATCGGTATGGGTAGAATTGGTGAAGTTTTGGCCAAACGTTGCAGAATGGGCTTCGACATGGAAGTGGCCTACTATTCTCGTAGTAGACATTTAAAAGTTGAAGAACTTTATGATGCAAAACACCAAGATTTAGATACAATCCTTTCAACAAGTGATTTCATTTGTGTAGTTTTACCAGGATCACAAGAAACTAAACATTTCTTTAGTTTTGgccaattttcaaaaatgaaaaactcTGCAATTTTCATTAATGCTGGTAGAGGTATGACAGTTGATGAAGTTGCATTAATAGATGCTTTAGAAACTGGTAAAATCGCTGGTGCAGGTTTAGatgtttttgaaaaagaacCATTAAACAAAGATTCAAAACTATTAACATTAGATAATATAGTATTATTACCACATATTGGTACAag tacAATTGAAACCCAACACATAATGTCAGAATGTGCTgtcaataatttaatttctgcACTTAATGGTAATTTAGAAAAGAATTGTGTAAATgcatcaataattaaaaaataa
- the mybT gene encoding myb domain-containing protein has protein sequence MFEINGNLKVDINKFKKIYTTVFDKNISPQINEILDLFEFDTTKSSYEDVIEEYSKFENDSLGSFEYLDYSDLRLLSKRKWNNKEALIIGNGKSNYKTTVQIKGDLLDKVLKKPSPVISRNWSPDEQKALMVEVSTLGNKSEINWFFISQQLFLKGISRNARECQRKHESIQYVGLSGNPKAKFKGTFD, from the exons atg tttgaaattaatggtaatttaaaggttgatataaataaattcaaaaaaattt ATACAACTGTCTTTGATAAAAACATTTCACCTCAAATTA ATGAAATTTTAGAtctatttgaatttg atACTACAAAATCATCATATGAAGATGTGATTGAAGAATAcagtaaatttgaaaatgattctCTTGGATCATTTGAATATCTTGATTACAGTGATTTACGTTTATTATCTAAAAGAAAGTGGAATAATAAAGAAGCTTTAATCATAGGTAATGGTAAAAGTAATTATAAAACAACTGTACAAATAAAAGGTGATTTGTTAGATAAAG tacTCAAGAAACCATCACCAGTCATTTCAAGAAATTGGAGTCCAGATGAACAAAAAGCATTAATGGTTGAAGTTTCTACACTTGGTAATAAATCTGAAATCAACTGGTTTTTCATTTCTCAACAACTCTTTTTAAAAGGTATTAGTAGAAATGCAAGAGAATGTCAAAGAAAACATGAATCAATCCAATATGTTGGTCTTTCAGGTAATCCAAAAGCTAAATTTAAAGGAACTTTTGATTAG
- the fscH gene encoding G-protein-coupled receptor family protein (Similar to GPCR): MFIKFYFFIIFLILNFKNNYASPTLLDSVLSSTSSLSSPGSFFIETEFCPPPLLYRYSSDLEGDKGRGYKYVEFPNGTMSHCVHPCPSLYFSDGDWTTMMDMSLIVATISFFASIFLILTYSPLMNPSYNNRHTIGILSMSFGIFLIMFTDMYNLKKRFTLGCPSETRYAIQNDADCLITGLIFQFGCVSAVFFWTALSLDLYFQITNRNISRKYDLYYFIGVNLISLIFTFVPVISKSYGYGDFALGCWILDFNYALGCFWIPLSVCLIFSTVVVLMILYEVYKIYKASNQKTSLKGHIKPLLCLISNCFEFFYVFGYSLYLATKLTELHDNMDAYIKCLFLNSQNDPDSYTCPDHRLKLGPQFLFFLSLRLLGVSGIVFYGTNSKVRKIWKNSILINNRFIGKYFSFNSGTSTPVGSKNRSKTSSQLYDNSFGDSGILEEIREYDEKVKNGIIVTPGGDDDNINNNNNNNNNNNNNNNNNNNNNNNNNNNNNNNNNNNNNNNNNNNNNSNENNENNTQEIELTNINTIDNV; this comes from the exons atgtttattaaattttatttttttataatttttttaattttaaattttaaaaataattatgcATCACCGACATTATTAGATTCAGTATTatcttcaacatcatcattatcttcaCCGGGTAGTTTTTTTATAGAGACAGAATTTTgtccaccaccattattgtATAGATATTCATCAGATTTGGAAGGTGATAAAGGTAGAGGTTATAAATATGTAGAATTTCCTAATGGTACAATGAGTCATTGTGTACATCCTTGCCCTTCTTTATATTTCAGTGATGGAGATTGGACAACAATGATGGATATGTCTTTAATAGTTGcaacaatttcatttttcgcttcaatttttttaattcttacTTATTCTCCATTAATGAATCCTTCATATAATAATAGACATACAATAG gTATTTTATCGATGTCAtttggtatttttttaattatgttTACTGATatgtataatttaaaaaaaaggtttacaCTTGGATGTCCATCAGAAACAAGATATGCTATACAAAA tgaTGCAGATTGTCTTATTACtggtttaatttttcaatttgggTGTGTAAGTGCAGTCTTTTTTTGGACTGCTTTATCACTTGATTTATACTTTCAAATTACAAATAGAAATATCTCAAGAAAATATgatctttattatttcattggTGTGAATTTAATAAGTTTAATATTCACTTTTGTTCCTGTAATTAGTAAATCATATGGTTATGGTGATTTTGCATTAgg atGTTGGATATTAGATTTTAATTATGCATTAGGTTGTTTTTGGATACCATTATCAGtatgtttaatttttagtaCAGTTGtagttttaatgattttatatgaagtttataaaatttataaagcatcaaatcaaaaaaccTCATTAAAAGGTCATATTAAACCTTTATTatgtttaatttcaaattgttttgaatttttttatgtttttggTTACTCTTTATATTTAGCTACAAAATTAACAGAATTACACGATAATATGGACGCATATAttaaatgtttatttttaaattctcaaAATGATCCAGATTCATATACTTGTCCTGATCATAGATTAAAACTTGGACCacaatttttattctttttatctttaagATTATTAGGTGTTTCtggtattgttttttatgGTACAAATAGTAAAGTTAGAAAAATT tgGAAAAATTCAATACTCATAAATAATAGATTTATAGGGAAATACTTTAGTTTTAATAGTGGTACATCAACACCAGTCGGTTCAAAAAATAGATCAAAAACTTCATCTCAATTATATGATAATTCATTTGGCGATAGTGGTATTTTAGAGGAAATTAGAGAATATGatgaaaaagttaaaaatggTATTATAGTCACACcaggtggtgatgatgataatattaataataataataataataataataataataataataataataataataataataataataataataataataataataataataataataataataataataataataataataataataataataataataatagtaatgaaaataaCGAAAACAATACTCAAGAAATAGAATTGACTAATATAAACACAATTGATAatgtttaa